In Pseudomonas glycinae, the DNA window CGAGCCGTTCGCCATGCCGAAGCTGAAGATTTCGGACCGCGTGCCGGAGTTTGCCAAGACCGGTGTTTATCAGCCGGAATGGCTGGAGCTGGTGGAGCCGAGCGACTTCTCCCTGGAAGGCTACGAGCACCATGCGCCGATGACCGCGCCGATGGCGGTCTAGTCGGCAGGATCGTTCCCACGCTCTGCGTGGGAATGAATCCCGTGACGCTCCGCGTCACTTTGGACGCGGAGCGTCCATGGCGGCATTCCCACGCGGAGCATGGGAACGAGCGTCAATCGTTAGTGGCCGTGGCTTCTGCCCACATGGGAATGTTCGACTTCGGTTGCCACAACTCCGCCACTGACTTCCAGCCGCTGCAGGATCCCGCACTGATCCGCCTCCGGCCCTTCGCCACAGCGCTGGCGCAGCTCGAGCAGTTGCGTCTGCAACGCCAGTAACCCATCGATTCGCGCCTTGACGTGCTGGATGTGCTCGTCGATCAGCGCATTCACGCTTTCACATTGATCCTGCGGGCTGTCGCGCAAGGCGAGCAGGCTGCGGATTTCTTCAAGGGTCATGTCGAGGGTGCGGCAGTTGCGGATGAAGGTCAGGCGTTCGGCGTGGGCCTGGGTGTAGACGCGGTAGTTGCCGTCGCTGCGGGCCGGCTCCGGCAGCAGGTTTTCGCGCTCGTAGTAGCGGATGGTTTCCACGGCGCAATCGGTCTGTTTCGCCAGTTCTCCGATCTTCATGACGGCAATCTCCAAAGGGTGCTTGACCCTATAGTGGCTACAGGGTCTTTACTTGGCAACAGGCACCTTCATGGACGCGACCAATGAGCGATTCCCTGCACACCCACAAGCCCGGCGACGGGCACGATCACAGTCACAAACTGCAGCCTGTGCATAAACATGCCCACGGCGGCGATTCCTGCTGCGGGTCGAAAACCGTTGCGCCTGCGCCGGCTCATTCGAGTGAAGACTCGTGCTGTTCGTCGAAAGTCGCCGCACCTTCGCTTGTTCAACTGAGCGAGGCAAAAAGCGCCGACGCCCGGCTGAGCAGCTTCCGCATCGAAGCGATGGACTGCCCGACCGAACAGACCCTGATCCAGAACAAGCTCGGCAAACTGGCCGGGATCCAGCAGCTGGAATTCAACCTGATCAACCGCGTGCTCGGCG includes these proteins:
- the cadR gene encoding Cd(II)/Pb(II)-responsive transcriptional regulator — protein: MKIGELAKQTDCAVETIRYYERENLLPEPARSDGNYRVYTQAHAERLTFIRNCRTLDMTLEEIRSLLALRDSPQDQCESVNALIDEHIQHVKARIDGLLALQTQLLELRQRCGEGPEADQCGILQRLEVSGGVVATEVEHSHVGRSHGH